In a single window of the Spirochaeta isovalerica genome:
- the pyrC gene encoding dihydroorotase, with translation MKKIEIRKPDDFHIHLRQGDLLRMTVPHCSAYYARAIVMPNTIPPVDSVSTMEEYRRQINKIDPGFEPLMTFKLLKNMAEDEIRSLKKAGAIAGKLYPAGATTNSADGITDWRDIAGLLKVMEEEGLILSIHGEDPSVFSLDREKAYIPEILEICRNFPDLRVVFEHLSSAEGVEAVKEGPDNLAGTITVHHLLLTLDDVIGGALNPHNFCKPVLKGPEDRKAIQDVVLEGNGKFFFGSDSAPHSSDKKLQGAAGAYTAPVTLLLLADFFDEKGKLDLLENFTSRFGAEFYGIPLNREKITLTEKSWTMPDKYGDVVPFFASKKINWTVKNQSINQESL, from the coding sequence ATGAAGAAAATTGAAATACGGAAGCCCGATGATTTTCATATTCACTTAAGACAGGGGGATCTTCTGAGAATGACCGTCCCTCATTGTTCAGCATACTATGCCCGGGCCATTGTGATGCCCAATACCATTCCGCCTGTTGATTCTGTTTCGACGATGGAGGAATATCGTCGCCAGATCAATAAAATAGATCCCGGCTTTGAACCATTAATGACATTCAAGCTGCTGAAAAACATGGCGGAAGATGAAATCCGATCCCTGAAAAAAGCAGGGGCGATAGCGGGAAAACTTTATCCCGCCGGCGCGACGACCAATTCGGCTGACGGAATAACCGATTGGAGAGATATTGCCGGTTTATTGAAAGTGATGGAAGAGGAGGGATTGATCCTGAGTATTCACGGAGAAGATCCTTCAGTTTTTTCCCTCGATAGAGAGAAAGCCTATATTCCGGAGATTCTGGAGATTTGCCGAAATTTCCCAGATTTAAGGGTCGTATTTGAGCATCTTTCCAGTGCCGAAGGGGTTGAAGCCGTAAAGGAGGGTCCGGATAATCTGGCAGGAACCATTACGGTACATCACCTTTTGCTGACCCTTGATGATGTGATCGGAGGCGCTCTGAATCCCCATAATTTCTGCAAACCCGTTCTGAAAGGACCGGAGGACAGAAAGGCTATTCAGGACGTCGTTCTGGAGGGAAACGGGAAATTCTTTTTCGGTTCCGACAGTGCTCCCCATAGTTCTGACAAAAAGCTGCAGGGGGCGGCCGGTGCCTACACGGCTCCCGTGACTCTGCTTTTGCTGGCGGATTTTTTTGATGAAAAGGGAAAACTGGATCTGCTGGAGAATTTTACATCGAGGTTCGGCGCTGAATTTTACGGGATTCCCCTTAACAGGGAAAAAATAACGCTGACAGAGAAGAGCTGGACGATGCCCGATAAATATGGAGACGTCGTTCCCTTTTTCGCATCGAAAAAGATCAACTGGACAGTGAAAAACCAAAGTATCAATCAGGAGAGTTTATAA
- a CDS encoding WG repeat-containing protein yields MTCKRAGLVLLSLSIVILLGSCSKGNSGLFPVTLKGRTGFINRKGDVVIEPRYETALSFSEGLALAVEEGKGGFINSKGETVIPFIYDNASSFSEGLAMVVQDGKCGYINQKNEIVIPFVYDRAGDFNENAASVVSGDEHFYINKKNEKLFGGDWLSATSFSEGMARISREGKIGFINSKGVEVIAPKYEFAGDFSEGLALAVSGDKGGYINKDEEFVIEPQYLYSKDFSEGLALIVSEGLGGFIDKKGELVIEPKYSFAGDFSDGLARVRLGKDDKLGFINKEGEWVIEAHYDYADDFHFGMALVIEDGYARYINRKGETIWSYKDEEN; encoded by the coding sequence ATGACCTGTAAAAGAGCCGGCTTAGTTTTATTGTCTTTATCCATAGTTATTCTACTGGGAAGCTGCAGTAAAGGGAACAGCGGATTATTCCCGGTAACCCTTAAAGGCAGAACCGGATTTATTAATAGAAAAGGAGACGTCGTCATTGAGCCCCGTTATGAGACAGCTCTGAGTTTTTCCGAAGGTCTCGCCCTGGCTGTCGAAGAGGGTAAAGGCGGTTTTATCAATTCCAAAGGAGAAACGGTTATTCCCTTTATTTATGATAATGCCTCCTCTTTCAGCGAAGGGCTGGCTATGGTTGTTCAGGATGGAAAGTGCGGCTATATCAATCAGAAAAACGAGATCGTGATACCTTTTGTGTATGATCGCGCCGGAGATTTCAATGAAAACGCCGCTTCTGTCGTTTCCGGAGATGAACATTTTTATATAAATAAGAAAAATGAGAAACTATTCGGCGGCGATTGGCTGAGCGCCACCTCATTCAGCGAGGGAATGGCCAGAATAAGCCGTGAGGGAAAAATCGGATTTATCAACAGCAAAGGGGTGGAAGTCATCGCCCCTAAATATGAATTCGCCGGAGATTTTTCCGAAGGTCTCGCGCTTGCGGTGTCCGGGGATAAAGGCGGGTATATCAATAAGGATGAGGAATTTGTTATAGAGCCTCAGTATCTCTACTCCAAAGATTTTTCCGAAGGACTGGCTTTAATCGTTTCCGAAGGCCTGGGCGGGTTTATCGATAAAAAAGGAGAACTTGTCATTGAGCCGAAGTACAGTTTTGCCGGAGATTTTTCAGACGGACTGGCAAGAGTCCGCTTGGGCAAAGATGATAAACTCGGATTTATCAATAAAGAGGGGGAATGGGTGATTGAAGCCCATTATGACTATGCCGATGATTTCCATTTCGGTATGGCTCTTGTTATCGAAGACGGATATGCGCGGTATATCAACCGGAAAGGCGAAACAATCTGGAGTTACAAAGATGAAGAAAATTGA
- a CDS encoding 4-alpha-glucanotransferase translates to MKFPPVDHKLTGVVVPVFSLRSEKSCGIGEFADLAHLGEWCRQTNLDLIQILPVNDTGYQESPYSALSAFALHPIFMRLEDIPESKDFAGDIAALKKELEPLKRVSFASVLTGKLEILRKIYDSNIKSIRADKAVTGWMKENPWVKNYAVFSTIRRNNLMASWKDWKNFRNPSAKDLDKLWDKYEEDNYFHVWVQYHLEKQLKDSAAKLDSMGISLKGDIPILMNEDSCDVWADRKFFDLSLSAGAPPDMFSTDGQNWGFPVYNWTNLKKDDYSWWRKRLKQAAKFYHAYRIDHVLGFFRIWNIPFHMVTGSMGYFNPSAYISRKDLEDIGFDKGRITWMSRPHVFEHELREKLGAEAESVINICLDRIGNENLFLFNDTYSSEKVIYRSDLSDKAKSVLGEMLKNVTLIPVDDDNFSLSWSFRETRGYESLNQWEKGKIEELSARCGAEAEKIWEENALNLLSFMKNTTDMLVCAEDLGAVPDCVPSVLQKLGILGLKVVRWAREWGQEGDPYTKVSQYPELSVCTPAVHDSTTLRQWWFEEQDKAALAAGLDVQEIPYDQPGEEAVKFFLEALFRSRSAICMIQIQDFFALDSSICDSDIHFERINIPGTVQDVNWSYRMTPTVEKLMKAEKLKESISSLVEIRKNQKITL, encoded by the coding sequence ATGAAGTTTCCCCCTGTAGATCATAAATTGACCGGTGTCGTTGTCCCCGTATTTTCTCTCAGGAGCGAAAAAAGCTGCGGTATTGGAGAATTTGCCGATTTGGCACATTTGGGAGAATGGTGCCGTCAGACCAATCTCGATCTGATTCAGATTCTTCCCGTAAACGATACCGGTTATCAGGAATCTCCTTATAGCGCATTAAGCGCCTTTGCCCTTCACCCCATTTTCATGCGTCTTGAAGATATACCCGAATCGAAAGATTTCGCCGGGGACATTGCGGCTCTGAAAAAAGAGCTGGAGCCGCTGAAAAGAGTCAGTTTTGCTTCCGTTCTGACGGGAAAACTGGAAATCTTAAGAAAAATATATGACAGCAATATAAAATCTATCAGAGCTGACAAAGCTGTCACCGGCTGGATGAAAGAAAATCCCTGGGTCAAAAATTATGCTGTTTTTTCCACAATCCGCAGGAACAACCTGATGGCATCATGGAAGGATTGGAAAAACTTCAGAAATCCCTCCGCAAAAGATCTCGACAAACTATGGGATAAATATGAAGAGGACAATTACTTTCACGTATGGGTCCAGTATCATCTGGAAAAACAGCTGAAGGATTCGGCTGCCAAGCTCGATTCCATGGGTATCAGCCTCAAAGGAGATATACCCATCCTGATGAATGAAGACAGCTGCGATGTCTGGGCCGATAGAAAATTTTTCGATCTCAGCCTTTCCGCGGGCGCTCCGCCGGATATGTTCTCGACAGACGGTCAGAATTGGGGGTTTCCCGTCTACAATTGGACCAATCTGAAAAAAGATGATTACAGCTGGTGGAGAAAACGTTTGAAACAGGCGGCGAAATTCTATCACGCCTACAGGATTGACCATGTGCTCGGTTTCTTCCGTATCTGGAATATCCCCTTTCATATGGTTACGGGCAGTATGGGCTACTTCAATCCCTCAGCTTATATATCCAGAAAAGACCTGGAAGATATCGGCTTTGATAAGGGGCGAATCACATGGATGTCCCGACCTCACGTTTTTGAACACGAATTGAGAGAAAAGCTGGGAGCCGAAGCCGAGTCTGTCATAAATATCTGTCTCGACAGAATCGGAAACGAAAATCTCTTTCTCTTTAATGACACTTATTCATCGGAGAAAGTGATTTACCGGTCCGATCTTTCCGATAAAGCCAAATCCGTACTGGGAGAGATGCTTAAAAATGTCACGCTCATTCCTGTAGATGATGATAATTTCAGTCTTTCCTGGTCTTTCCGGGAAACAAGAGGTTACGAAAGCCTCAATCAATGGGAAAAAGGCAAAATAGAGGAGCTTTCTGCCCGATGCGGTGCAGAAGCCGAGAAAATCTGGGAGGAAAATGCCCTGAATCTCCTCTCCTTTATGAAAAATACAACAGATATGCTTGTCTGCGCGGAAGATCTGGGGGCCGTCCCCGACTGTGTGCCTTCCGTTCTTCAGAAACTCGGAATCCTGGGACTCAAAGTTGTTCGCTGGGCCAGAGAATGGGGACAGGAAGGTGATCCCTATACCAAAGTCAGCCAGTATCCAGAGCTGTCAGTCTGTACGCCTGCTGTTCATGACTCAACAACCCTGAGGCAGTGGTGGTTTGAGGAGCAGGATAAAGCCGCTCTTGCCGCAGGTCTTGATGTGCAGGAGATTCCTTATGATCAGCCTGGCGAAGAAGCTGTCAAGTTTTTCCTTGAAGCTCTGTTCAGGAGCCGGTCGGCAATCTGTATGATTCAGATTCAGGATTTTTTCGCTCTGGACAGCAGCATTTGCGACAGCGATATTCACTTCGAGAGGATAAACATCCCCGGTACGGTCCAGGATGTTAACTGGTCCTACCGGATGACTCCGACTGTGGAAAAGCTGATGAAAGCGG
- a CDS encoding PCP reductase family protein has translation MTHFEEIEILNNFYQTSSFFPMPTVLISTLSPEGETNLGAYSLCFPYYIAEKDYFGMFLGARNSSNTAQNILRDRKCAINFLPDKKRYLKEIVRLGFPGEETSEKMRETIFHLQKGLRAEEKADESFPLIISEAEQVFECTWDDFETIPPDGDGVVYHPPYNRYNGITSEHGAIFILKIDKILLRTKWKKALIEGSSHMPAFPVDYGFRNNADFWISPFRKPLRFPIPKDKGVGEDVVRAAALKLNEQIQWDEECFIRLKRIPKIFLNTALKGILEDAENRGVSRITLELLDEIRDKRNKEKKYN, from the coding sequence ATGACACACTTTGAAGAAATTGAAATACTGAACAATTTTTATCAGACTTCCTCTTTTTTCCCCATGCCGACGGTTTTAATCAGCACGTTGAGTCCTGAGGGAGAAACGAACCTCGGGGCCTATAGCCTCTGTTTTCCCTATTATATTGCGGAAAAAGATTATTTCGGAATGTTTCTGGGGGCGAGGAATTCGAGCAATACGGCGCAGAATATTCTGAGGGACAGGAAATGTGCTATCAATTTTCTGCCCGATAAAAAAAGGTATCTGAAAGAGATTGTCCGGCTCGGTTTTCCCGGGGAGGAGACTTCCGAGAAAATGAGAGAAACCATTTTTCATCTCCAGAAAGGGCTCCGCGCAGAAGAAAAAGCCGATGAATCATTTCCTCTGATCATTTCGGAAGCCGAACAGGTTTTTGAGTGCACCTGGGATGATTTCGAGACAATTCCGCCCGATGGCGATGGTGTCGTCTATCATCCTCCCTATAACCGGTATAACGGGATAACGTCGGAACACGGGGCCATTTTCATTCTGAAAATCGATAAGATCCTTCTCAGAACCAAATGGAAAAAAGCTCTTATCGAAGGCAGTTCGCATATGCCGGCTTTTCCGGTTGACTACGGGTTCAGGAATAATGCGGACTTCTGGATCTCCCCTTTCCGGAAACCTCTCCGATTTCCGATTCCGAAAGACAAAGGCGTGGGAGAGGATGTGGTCCGTGCCGCAGCCTTGAAATTGAATGAGCAGATACAATGGGATGAAGAGTGCTTCATCAGGCTCAAGAGAATTCCGAAGATATTTCTCAATACAGCTTTGAAGGGGATTCTGGAAGATGCGGAAAATCGCGGGGTTTCCCGTATAACACTTGAGCTGCTCGATGAGATCAGAGATAAGAGGAACAAGGAGAAAAAGTATAATTAA
- a CDS encoding EFR1 family ferrodoxin (N-terminal region resembles flavodoxins. C-terminal ferrodoxin region binds two 4Fe-4S clusters.), whose translation MKNLYLYFSGTGNTKYVIGKFAELYERGSYYSLHSIEHREIDFSRIIGEAENIVLAYPIHDSMLPFIVKEFLESHIEDFKGKNLTTICTQLLFSGDGGALPFYILKEAGVKHLHSIHINMPSNLTDVNIFFNKPLSETARSYVKADRKIALAVDTIRSGGICRDGRKWFSRFSGFILQRTWGKAMMVKLRNSVKISSDCILCQKCVQICPVENLEIRENRVGQQGRCTLCYRCVNECPVRAISIFMKSKPKIQYSRKDYN comes from the coding sequence ATGAAAAACCTCTACCTCTATTTTTCAGGAACGGGAAATACCAAATACGTTATAGGCAAATTTGCTGAACTTTACGAACGGGGAAGTTATTACAGCCTTCATTCGATCGAACACAGAGAGATCGATTTTTCCCGAATCATCGGCGAAGCCGAAAACATCGTGCTGGCCTACCCCATCCACGACAGCATGCTGCCATTCATCGTTAAAGAATTCCTGGAGAGCCATATTGAGGACTTTAAAGGTAAAAATCTCACGACGATCTGCACCCAGCTTTTATTCAGCGGAGACGGAGGGGCTCTCCCCTTCTACATTCTGAAAGAAGCCGGCGTTAAGCATCTCCACAGCATTCATATCAATATGCCGAGCAACCTGACCGATGTTAATATTTTTTTCAACAAGCCGCTTTCCGAAACAGCCCGATCATATGTCAAGGCTGATCGTAAAATCGCTTTAGCCGTTGATACGATCAGGAGCGGGGGAATATGCAGGGACGGAAGAAAATGGTTTTCCCGTTTTTCCGGATTTATTCTTCAGCGGACCTGGGGCAAAGCCATGATGGTGAAGCTCAGAAACTCTGTGAAAATCAGCAGCGATTGCATCTTATGCCAGAAATGCGTTCAGATCTGTCCTGTGGAAAACCTGGAAATCAGAGAAAACAGAGTCGGACAGCAAGGCCGATGTACTCTTTGCTACCGCTGTGTCAACGAATGTCCCGTCCGGGCCATTTCCATCTTTATGAAGAGCAAACCGAAAATTCAGTACTCGAGAAAAGACTATAACTGA
- the hisE gene encoding phosphoribosyl-ATP diphosphatase produces the protein MADGTVLPVIVDIEGGIRAGALMNRKAFSKSIETKVLWIVHPETGRVLPWEGDPLYISLIENKGFFSAQLPEGSSPIACELTDGEEDPELHENTALDAEKEKESRILYSLAETIARRKKEMPSGSYTTHLFEKGLEKIRKKVGEEAIELILAVSREDIVYESADLIYHLLVLLEAAGVDFHDLMAELERRDS, from the coding sequence ATGGCTGACGGTACGGTATTACCGGTTATTGTAGATATTGAAGGCGGTATCAGGGCGGGTGCTCTTATGAACCGCAAAGCTTTTTCCAAAAGCATAGAGACGAAAGTGCTGTGGATCGTTCATCCCGAAACCGGACGGGTTCTCCCCTGGGAGGGAGATCCTTTATATATTTCTCTGATAGAGAATAAGGGCTTTTTTTCGGCACAGCTGCCGGAGGGCAGTTCTCCCATTGCCTGTGAGCTGACTGACGGGGAGGAAGATCCGGAACTGCATGAAAATACAGCGCTGGATGCGGAGAAGGAAAAGGAGTCGAGAATCCTCTACAGTCTGGCGGAAACAATAGCCCGGCGGAAAAAAGAGATGCCTTCAGGCTCCTACACGACACATCTCTTTGAGAAAGGTCTTGAGAAGATCCGCAAAAAGGTGGGGGAGGAAGCTATTGAATTGATTCTGGCTGTCTCCAGAGAAGATATCGTATATGAATCGGCGGATCTGATTTACCATCTGCTCGTGCTGCTTGAAGCGGCCGGCGTGGATTTCCACGATCTTATGGCCGAACTCGAAAGGCGCGATTCCTAG